From Primulina huaijiensis isolate GDHJ02 chromosome 15, ASM1229523v2, whole genome shotgun sequence, one genomic window encodes:
- the LOC140958775 gene encoding LOW QUALITY PROTEIN: HVA22-like protein k (The sequence of the model RefSeq protein was modified relative to this genomic sequence to represent the inferred CDS: deleted 1 base in 1 codon; substituted 1 base at 1 genomic stop codon), translating into MAGVSCFHVCLENGLLRILNTLSNDVKSSGCSVGIVLPVYSTFKAIEAKDQDEQQKWLLYWAAYGSFSVAELFSLKFVWFLRFPLYYHMKFAFLVWLHQLPSVFGTLKQLYMNHLGPFLXKHQPRLDQLVGFLYGDQMAKFVSNHEAERNPIFEI; encoded by the exons atggccggag TTTCTTGCTTTCACGTTTGTCTTGAAAATGGATTGCTAAGGATTCTGAATACGTTGTCAAATGATGTAAAATCATCGGG CTGTTCTGTGGGGATTGTCTTA CCTGTATATTCTACATTTAAAGCCATCGAGGCAAAAGATCAAGATGAACAGCAAAAGTGGCTTTTGTATTGGGCTG CTTATGGATCTTTCAGTGTTGCCGAGTT GTTTTCATTAAAGTTTGTTTGGTTTTTGAGGTTCCCTCTCTACTATCACATGAAGTTTGCATTTCTTGTTTGGCTTCATCAACTGCCATCTG ttttcgggacgttaaaACAACTGTACATGAATCATCTGGGCCCTTTTCTATGAAAGCATCAGCCAAGACTAGATCAACTTGTGGGCTTCTTATATGGTGATCAAATG GCTAAATTTGTCAGCAATCATGAAGCAGAACGAAATCcaatttttgaaatctaa